A stretch of the Actinotalea sp. JY-7876 genome encodes the following:
- a CDS encoding DUF3499 domain-containing protein, with protein MRSGRQCSRSACGRAAVATLTYVYSDSTAVLGPLAQLAEPHSYDLCGEHAGRLTAPRGWEVVRLTPEFVPSGPTPDDLVALADAVREAGRRRPEAAPEAPQVPPGTEVSRRGHLRVLRGEG; from the coding sequence GTGAGATCAGGCCGCCAGTGCTCCCGCAGTGCCTGCGGCCGTGCCGCCGTCGCGACGCTCACGTACGTCTACTCGGACTCCACGGCGGTCCTCGGACCGCTCGCCCAGCTCGCCGAGCCGCACTCCTACGACCTGTGCGGCGAGCACGCCGGGCGCCTGACGGCGCCGCGGGGCTGGGAGGTCGTCCGGCTCACGCCCGAGTTCGTCCCGAGCGGTCCGACGCCCGACGACCTCGTGGCGCTCGCGGACGCGGTGCGCGAGGCGGGGCGACGGCGTCCCGAGGCGGCCCCCGAGGCGCCGCAGGTGCCCCCCGGTACCGAGGTCAGCCGTCGCGGCCACCTGCGCGTCCTGCGCGGGGAGGGCTGA
- a CDS encoding metallopeptidase family protein, which yields MSTLRRGPAGPVVAARRRDRRGRGLRGPLMPMNLPGYRTRAERFDEHVLAAVERIERRWSAQLEGTEFAVEDVPPSGPAPWEHGGVPLGRCFPADAGLPSRIVVYRRPLETRAVDEADLMDLVRDVLVEQVAHLLARAPEDVDPEYRS from the coding sequence GTGAGCACCCTGCGTCGCGGTCCTGCGGGGCCGGTGGTGGCGGCGCGGCGACGGGACCGCCGGGGACGCGGCCTGCGCGGCCCGCTGATGCCGATGAACCTGCCGGGCTACCGCACGCGCGCCGAGCGCTTCGACGAGCACGTGCTGGCCGCCGTCGAGCGGATCGAGCGGCGCTGGTCGGCCCAGCTCGAGGGCACCGAGTTCGCGGTCGAGGACGTGCCCCCGTCGGGCCCGGCTCCCTGGGAGCACGGCGGCGTGCCGCTCGGCCGGTGCTTCCCCGCCGACGCCGGCCTGCCCTCGCGCATCGTCGTCTACCGGCGCCCGCTCGAGACGCGCGCCGTGGACGAGGCGGACCTCATGGACCTGGTCCGCGACGTCCTGGTCGAGCAGGTGGCGCACCTGCTCGCGCGCGCACCGGAGGACGTCGACCCGGAGTACCGCAGCTGA